One halophilic archaeon DL31 genomic region harbors:
- a CDS encoding hypothetical protein (KEGG: hla:Hlac_2842 hypothetical protein): MGAGRPAAASQTATHVIDTSTSSSTAREIATARRADSVAFLHRAPFALDAYELGFLPGFREDCGYQQSQSTQLDIPVGMLDNDFRNPDLERFVDRFFEHEPQVGVIGDVYERDDINDHVAAAREIQASYPEAELIIVPKSRTVIDAIPEDLVLGYSRGYADRLAHEFSDPPDWRGRRIHILGGSPPKQLEAIRQLTRPTLSADPPADIVGVDWNGLHRGAQFGEFWTTDGWDDSGRDADHVTVWRTVRHSLARIREFWKVHGIWPETTPQDEGIHIEYGGRPQPISNRPLALNVGRTSGEHLAARTSLNTGPAQSVGTVVTSATSPIAIGITTRRSLASRASTSRRRKQRAVFRAPGGAEARS, encoded by the coding sequence ATGGGCGCGGGGCGGCCAGCAGCGGCCTCGCAGACCGCTACTCATGTCATCGATACCAGCACCAGCAGCAGCACTGCACGTGAAATTGCCACTGCCAGACGAGCCGACAGCGTGGCGTTCCTCCATCGAGCACCGTTCGCCCTCGACGCGTATGAACTCGGCTTCCTCCCCGGCTTTCGTGAAGACTGTGGCTATCAGCAGTCCCAGTCCACGCAGCTAGACATCCCGGTCGGGATGCTCGACAACGATTTCCGGAACCCCGATCTGGAGCGGTTCGTCGATCGGTTCTTCGAGCACGAACCACAGGTCGGTGTCATCGGCGACGTCTACGAACGCGACGACATCAACGACCACGTCGCCGCTGCTCGCGAGATTCAGGCCAGCTACCCGGAGGCCGAACTCATCATCGTCCCGAAGTCCCGAACGGTGATCGACGCGATTCCTGAAGACCTCGTCCTTGGCTACTCACGAGGCTATGCTGACCGCTTGGCGCACGAATTCTCCGACCCGCCCGACTGGCGCGGTCGGCGCATCCACATCCTCGGCGGGAGCCCACCCAAGCAACTCGAGGCTATCCGCCAGCTGACCCGACCGACGCTTTCTGCCGATCCTCCGGCCGACATCGTCGGCGTCGACTGGAATGGCTTGCATCGCGGCGCACAGTTCGGTGAGTTCTGGACGACCGACGGCTGGGACGACAGCGGTCGCGACGCTGACCACGTCACCGTTTGGAGGACGGTGCGTCATAGCCTCGCCCGAATCCGTGAGTTCTGGAAAGTCCACGGGATCTGGCCCGAGACGACACCCCAGGACGAGGGGATACACATCGAGTACGGGGGCCGACCCCAACCGATCTCGAACAGGCCGCTTGCACTGAATGTGGGACGAACGTCTGGCGAACACCTCGCGGCCCGTACGTCGCTGAATACGGGACCGGCGCAGTCTGTGGGTACTGTCGTTACGAGTGCTACTTCACCCATCGCCATCGGAATAACCACGAGGAGATCGCTGGCGAGCAGAGCGTCTACATCCCGCCGGCGTAAGCAGCGGGCTGTTTTTCGAGCCCCGGGAGGGGCGGAGGCTCGTTCGTGA
- a CDS encoding hypothetical protein (KEGG: hla:Hlac_2843 hypothetical protein), producing MEPAENREDTDFPPEKRLEAPNTRLIDAGISTIPDMDTLRECVAYENAHQNRTQILRRLEWKAEELRGNEE from the coding sequence ATGGAGCCAGCTGAAAATAGAGAGGATACCGATTTCCCGCCCGAAAAGCGACTCGAAGCACCGAACACGCGCCTAATCGACGCAGGCATCTCGACGATTCCAGACATGGATACGCTCCGGGAGTGCGTCGCCTACGAGAACGCCCACCAAAACCGGACACAGATTCTGCGACGCCTCGAGTGGAAAGCCGAAGAGCTGCGTGGGAACGAGGAGTAG
- a CDS encoding Heavy metal transport/detoxification protein (PFAM: Heavy metal transport/detoxification protein~KEGG: hla:Hlac_2844 heavy metal transport/detoxification protein) gives MERKTISVIGMSCNGCEENVENALQSLDGVSRVEADHETDTVNVVVDNAVTDDDLTTAIEGAGYDVAA, from the coding sequence ATGGAGCGAAAGACGATTTCCGTGATCGGGATGTCGTGCAACGGGTGCGAAGAGAACGTCGAAAACGCGCTGCAAAGCCTCGACGGTGTGAGTCGTGTTGAAGCCGACCACGAGACCGACACCGTCAACGTGGTCGTCGACAATGCGGTAACCGACGACGATCTGACGACAGCCATCGAAGGGGCCGGCTACGACGTGGCGGCCTAA
- a CDS encoding heavy metal translocating P-type ATPase (TIGRFAM: ATPase, P-type, heavy metal translocating; ATPase, P type, cation/copper-transporter; ATPase, P-type, K/Mg/Cd/Cu/Zn/Na/Ca/Na/H-transporter~KEGG: hla:Hlac_2845 heavy metal translocating P-type ATPase~PFAM: ATPase, P-type, ATPase-associated region; Heavy metal transport/detoxification protein; Haloacid dehalogenase-like hydrolase) — translation MVMRLARQGRTKMGTTQEQFNVGGMSCSFCAESIEKAYSRTGGVEDVDVSLAHEEVLVRYDDGILSEVKVKDTLRDLGYTIRDPDKAKRYEQQQAELADGKRRLLLAGGASIVVAALMGWMIVVMGRFESASPVMDLVTLGLALGTMFGPGRYITEKAFQSLRRGIFNQHVLLEAGAFAGLLGGLLGLFVFPSFPTVHFFAVSVFITTYHILSEYTSLIVRTRASQAVQSLLDLQPDTARRVTDDGNVEDVPVDDIAVGDQVRVKPGENVPVDGVVGGGKSTVDESVATGESIPEEKTEGDEVIGGSVNETGTLLVEVTAIGDDAFLNQVAREIEEARAMKPGIIQLADRVLKYFVPGVLTIAALSLTFWLVAPLAWGGGPNVQRGAFAALAVLVLGYPCALGMATPLALIRGGGKAANRGILMRSGDAFQIFPDIDHIVLDKTGTITVGEPVVSEIVGVGEGETDVLATAASAEAFSEHPLADAILDHADDRGVEYADPESFDSVTGNGVRATVAGDDVLVGKPGWLEAEGVDLSDAGDEIERLQRRGLTVSGVVRDGDLVGLIGIGDELKTDAAETVQRIKDAGITPVMITGDNERTAQAVAEEVGIERVMADVLPDEKREEIGRLQDDGERITGSRTSSERRSDGSHRVAMVGDGINDAPALTQADIGIAIGAGTDIAIESADIVLMGERLGGVMDAYEIGEESYRKTRQNLATAFAFNGIGVAAATTGLVHPVFAMLAMVLSVSAVLANSFGGQLLSGEGVNTEFAVEDEDSTEIGDGQPAAD, via the coding sequence ATGGTTATGAGGCTCGCGAGACAAGGACGAACCAAGATGGGGACGACACAAGAGCAGTTCAACGTCGGCGGGATGTCTTGTTCCTTCTGCGCCGAGAGCATCGAGAAAGCCTACAGCCGGACCGGGGGCGTCGAGGATGTCGACGTGAGCCTCGCCCACGAGGAAGTCCTCGTCCGGTACGACGACGGCATCCTGAGCGAAGTCAAGGTGAAGGACACGCTACGGGACCTCGGCTACACCATCCGGGACCCGGACAAAGCGAAACGATACGAGCAACAGCAGGCCGAACTCGCCGACGGGAAGCGGCGCCTGCTTCTCGCCGGTGGGGCCTCCATCGTCGTTGCCGCGCTGATGGGCTGGATGATCGTCGTGATGGGGCGCTTCGAATCGGCCTCGCCCGTGATGGATCTCGTGACCCTGGGGCTGGCGCTGGGGACGATGTTCGGCCCCGGCCGCTACATCACGGAGAAGGCGTTCCAGAGCCTCCGCCGAGGAATCTTCAACCAGCACGTCCTCCTCGAGGCCGGCGCGTTCGCAGGCCTGCTTGGTGGGTTGCTCGGCCTGTTCGTCTTCCCGAGCTTTCCGACCGTCCACTTCTTCGCCGTCTCCGTGTTCATCACCACCTACCACATCCTCTCGGAATACACCAGCCTCATCGTCCGGACGCGAGCCTCCCAAGCCGTCCAGAGTCTTCTCGATCTCCAGCCGGACACGGCCCGTCGCGTCACCGACGACGGAAATGTTGAGGACGTTCCTGTCGACGACATCGCAGTCGGAGACCAGGTACGCGTCAAGCCCGGTGAAAACGTCCCCGTCGACGGCGTCGTCGGCGGCGGAAAATCCACGGTCGACGAGTCGGTCGCCACCGGCGAGTCCATCCCCGAAGAAAAGACCGAGGGCGACGAGGTTATCGGCGGGAGCGTCAACGAGACCGGGACGCTACTCGTCGAGGTGACCGCGATCGGCGACGACGCGTTCCTGAATCAGGTCGCCCGCGAAATCGAGGAAGCCCGGGCGATGAAGCCCGGTATCATCCAGCTCGCCGACCGCGTGCTCAAGTACTTCGTCCCGGGCGTGCTGACTATCGCTGCGCTCTCGTTAACCTTCTGGCTGGTCGCACCGCTGGCGTGGGGTGGTGGGCCGAACGTCCAGCGCGGCGCGTTCGCAGCACTAGCCGTCCTCGTCCTCGGGTATCCCTGCGCGTTGGGGATGGCGACGCCGCTTGCGCTCATCCGCGGCGGCGGCAAGGCCGCCAATCGCGGCATCCTGATGCGCTCGGGGGACGCCTTCCAGATCTTCCCCGACATCGACCACATCGTGCTGGACAAGACCGGCACCATCACTGTCGGTGAACCCGTCGTGAGCGAAATCGTCGGGGTGGGTGAGGGGGAGACCGACGTGCTGGCGACGGCAGCAAGTGCAGAGGCCTTCTCGGAACACCCGCTGGCCGACGCCATCCTCGACCACGCCGACGACCGCGGCGTCGAGTACGCCGACCCCGAATCCTTCGACTCTGTGACCGGGAATGGCGTCCGCGCGACCGTGGCCGGCGACGATGTCCTCGTTGGAAAGCCCGGCTGGCTCGAAGCCGAGGGCGTCGACCTCTCCGACGCCGGCGACGAGATCGAGCGGCTACAGCGCCGTGGGCTCACGGTATCCGGCGTCGTCCGCGACGGCGACCTCGTCGGCCTCATCGGCATCGGGGACGAGCTCAAGACCGACGCCGCCGAGACTGTCCAGCGAATAAAAGACGCAGGCATCACGCCGGTGATGATCACCGGCGACAACGAACGCACCGCCCAGGCGGTTGCCGAGGAGGTCGGTATCGAGCGCGTGATGGCCGACGTGCTGCCTGACGAGAAGCGCGAGGAAATTGGGCGTCTCCAAGACGACGGTGAGCGAATCACCGGTTCGCGAACGTCGTCAGAGCGCCGCTCTGACGGAAGCCACCGCGTGGCGATGGTCGGCGACGGCATCAACGACGCCCCCGCGCTCACGCAGGCAGACATCGGCATCGCCATCGGCGCCGGTACAGACATCGCCATCGAATCGGCGGACATCGTCTTGATGGGCGAGCGGCTGGGCGGCGTGATGGACGCCTACGAGATCGGCGAGGAAAGCTATCGGAAGACTCGCCAAAATCTCGCGACTGCGTTTGCGTTCAACGGGATCGGCGTCGCGGCGGCGACGACGGGGCTTGTCCACCCCGTGTTCGCGATGCTCGCGATGGTACTCTCGGTTTCGGCGGTGCTCGCAAACAGCTTCGGCGGGCAACTTCTCTCGGGCGAGGGCGTCAATACCGAGTTCGCCGTCGAAGATGAGGATAGTACCGAAATCGGAGACGGACAGCCAGCAGCCGATTAG
- a CDS encoding regulatory protein ArsR (KEGG: hla:Hlac_2846 transcriptional regulator, ArsR family~PFAM: HTH transcriptional regulator, ArsR~SMART: HTH transcriptional regulator, ArsR) has translation MALFESDVPIREVVTTDPEKAKALENDVRAKILDMLADEEMTIEGIHKELQRRGEDKAETTVRHHVNVLKDAGMVEIARLEEAGGGTRKYYKSNTRVFSYDLPEDSDQTLSAAQDHTTEELRTLLTSLYEAHGDDIEAVAEELKPCEYCATQHYEEFLLRELLNRALLDLNESGALDEIVAGGE, from the coding sequence ATGGCCCTGTTCGAATCCGACGTGCCGATCCGCGAGGTCGTCACCACCGATCCTGAGAAAGCGAAAGCTCTCGAGAACGACGTCCGCGCGAAAATCTTGGACATGCTCGCCGACGAGGAGATGACCATCGAGGGGATTCACAAGGAACTCCAACGCCGGGGCGAGGACAAGGCCGAGACGACGGTTCGCCACCATGTGAACGTCCTGAAGGATGCTGGGATGGTCGAGATCGCCCGTCTTGAGGAGGCCGGCGGCGGCACGCGGAAATATTACAAATCGAATACACGTGTGTTCTCTTACGACCTCCCTGAGGACAGCGATCAGACGCTCAGCGCGGCCCAGGACCATACTACCGAGGAATTGCGGACTCTTCTCACATCGCTCTATGAGGCCCACGGAGACGACATCGAAGCGGTCGCCGAGGAACTAAAACCGTGTGAGTACTGTGCCACCCAGCACTACGAGGAGTTCCTCCTCCGAGAGCTCCTCAATCGCGCCCTGCTGGACCTGAACGAATCCGGCGCACTTGACGAGATCGTTGCTGGCGGCGAATGA
- a CDS encoding mercuric reductase (TIGRFAM: Mercuric reductase MerA~KEGG: hla:Hlac_2847 mercuric reductase~PFAM: FAD-dependent pyridine nucleotide-disulphide oxidoreductase; Pyridine nucleotide-disulphide oxidoreductase, dimerisation; Pyridine nucleotide-disulphide oxidoreductase, NAD-binding region), translating to MPSPTDYDLVILGGGAAAFAAITEASRQGLSTAMVNTGLPIGGTCVNVGCVPSKHLLAVAEHGAAASDNPFDAVTYTEEPTVDWTEALDGTDEIVERFRQENYVDVAEHFETDIYEGYGQLIDDTTIEVVDGLDKGTRIAGEKALIATGSSPWAPPIDGLDDVEYYTSETILDERDLPESISIIGGGYIALEWGQILHRVGVDITILQRSDRILSGMEVQLGREIQRAFREEGIDIVTGNDFQQVQSAAADGGTEAIQQGVTVETTVDGDSRVFTAEALFVATGVQPNSQNIGLEALGVETEPDGAIRVDECFQTTNSDIYAAGDVIGEPELETVAAKEGNHVVKNAFGDEGATIDYNAVPAVVFTSPEVAAVGTTELEYMNEHGTCSCRTVQMEDVPRAKAVKNTDGLVQVVKHHETDEIVGVHMVGPRAADMIMEATLAVKFDLTVDDIIDTVHPFPTFSEAFKQTCQTFRRDTSKMSCCIE from the coding sequence ATGCCCAGCCCGACAGACTATGATCTCGTGATTCTCGGTGGCGGTGCGGCAGCATTCGCGGCAATCACCGAAGCCAGCCGGCAGGGCCTCTCGACGGCGATGGTGAACACCGGCCTACCGATCGGCGGAACGTGCGTGAACGTCGGCTGTGTCCCCAGCAAACACCTCCTAGCGGTCGCTGAGCACGGCGCCGCAGCGTCGGACAACCCATTCGACGCCGTCACTTACACAGAGGAACCGACCGTCGACTGGACCGAAGCACTCGACGGGACCGACGAAATCGTCGAGCGATTCCGACAGGAGAACTACGTCGACGTCGCCGAGCACTTCGAGACCGACATCTACGAAGGCTACGGCCAACTGATCGACGACACGACCATCGAGGTGGTCGATGGCCTCGACAAAGGGACCCGAATCGCCGGCGAAAAGGCTCTCATCGCGACCGGAAGTTCACCGTGGGCGCCACCCATTGACGGCCTCGACGACGTCGAGTACTACACCAGCGAGACCATTCTCGACGAACGCGACCTCCCAGAGAGCATCTCCATCATCGGCGGCGGGTACATCGCACTGGAGTGGGGGCAGATCCTCCACCGCGTTGGCGTCGACATCACGATCCTTCAGCGCTCCGACCGCATCCTCTCGGGGATGGAGGTGCAGCTCGGCCGAGAGATACAACGAGCCTTCCGTGAAGAGGGTATCGACATCGTGACCGGCAACGACTTCCAGCAGGTCCAAAGTGCGGCGGCAGACGGTGGCACTGAAGCAATTCAACAGGGCGTCACGGTGGAAACGACTGTCGATGGCGACTCCCGGGTGTTCACCGCAGAGGCACTCTTCGTCGCGACTGGAGTCCAGCCCAATAGCCAAAATATCGGTCTAGAGGCGCTGGGCGTCGAGACTGAGCCTGACGGGGCGATCCGCGTTGACGAGTGCTTCCAGACCACAAATTCCGACATATACGCGGCGGGCGACGTCATCGGCGAGCCCGAACTGGAGACGGTCGCCGCCAAGGAGGGCAACCACGTCGTCAAGAACGCGTTTGGCGACGAGGGGGCCACCATCGACTACAACGCCGTCCCGGCGGTCGTCTTCACCAGTCCCGAGGTCGCCGCCGTCGGCACGACCGAACTGGAGTACATGAACGAACACGGCACCTGTTCTTGTCGGACTGTCCAGATGGAGGACGTCCCGCGGGCAAAGGCTGTCAAGAACACGGATGGGCTCGTCCAGGTCGTCAAACACCACGAGACCGACGAAATCGTCGGCGTCCACATGGTCGGCCCCCGCGCCGCCGACATGATAATGGAGGCCACGCTGGCCGTGAAGTTCGACCTGACCGTCGACGACATCATCGACACGGTCCATCCGTTCCCGACGTTCTCCGAAGCGTTCAAACAGACCTGCCAGACGTTCCGGCGTGATACATCGAAAATGAGTTGCTGTATCGAGTGA
- a CDS encoding transcriptional regulator, HxlR family (PFAM: Helix-turn-helix, HxlR type~KEGG: hla:Hlac_2848 transcriptional regulator, HxlR family): protein MEYVGGREDMADTTSEASICDVDGTCYCPLTGVIDTLSRKYAMQLVSIIGAHDSLRFAEIEDHLPTASTSTISKRLDEFEEAGLVSRSQYNEIPSRVEYALTEDGDEVRTLREPLLEG from the coding sequence ATGGAGTACGTTGGAGGCCGCGAAGATATGGCAGATACCACCTCAGAAGCGTCCATCTGCGACGTCGACGGAACGTGCTACTGTCCACTCACGGGCGTCATCGATACGTTGAGTCGGAAATACGCGATGCAACTGGTCAGTATCATCGGCGCGCACGACTCGTTGCGATTCGCGGAGATCGAGGACCACCTGCCGACTGCGAGCACGTCCACGATCTCGAAGCGCCTCGACGAGTTCGAGGAGGCAGGGCTCGTCTCACGGTCGCAGTACAACGAAATCCCATCGCGTGTGGAATATGCGCTGACGGAGGACGGTGACGAAGTTCGGACGCTGCGGGAGCCACTTCTGGAGGGATGA
- a CDS encoding hypothetical protein (KEGG: hla:Hlac_2851 hypothetical protein) → MNLSAHTREWVSSVEIERRTARFWIVVVLLEGFLLLAYFALTTAEPTTEVRYLVYPFVWINAGLWAVRRVTPTPGTRTHRAVGIVIAIAYLFVVLYIPGTIGFGATGTPTDLRIAMYAPGWGPLVAFTSPWLRLYLVPFEVLGYASLAYLVYANVLDLTRSTFSGALGLVTCVGCTVPVLTPLVGVLGGPAAGLTTTAYAWSYDIGTIIFLLTVGLLSWSHRRSRS, encoded by the coding sequence ATGAATCTGTCCGCGCACACCCGCGAGTGGGTTTCGTCGGTAGAGATAGAACGGCGCACAGCACGGTTCTGGATTGTCGTGGTTCTCCTCGAGGGATTTCTCCTACTCGCGTACTTCGCACTCACGACTGCCGAGCCCACTACTGAGGTTCGCTATCTCGTCTACCCCTTCGTCTGGATCAATGCCGGCCTGTGGGCCGTTCGACGCGTCACCCCCACTCCGGGGACGCGAACACATCGAGCAGTCGGGATCGTCATTGCGATCGCATACCTGTTCGTCGTTCTGTACATTCCCGGGACGATCGGGTTCGGGGCCACAGGTACACCAACCGATCTTCGTATAGCGATGTACGCACCAGGGTGGGGACCCCTCGTGGCATTCACCAGCCCGTGGCTTCGGCTGTATCTCGTTCCGTTCGAGGTACTCGGGTATGCGTCACTGGCGTATCTCGTGTACGCTAACGTGCTGGACCTGACCCGAAGTACGTTCAGCGGCGCGCTCGGACTCGTTACCTGTGTCGGCTGTACTGTGCCAGTCCTCACGCCACTCGTCGGCGTTCTCGGTGGGCCCGCCGCCGGCCTCACGACCACGGCGTACGCGTGGTCGTACGATATCGGGACGATAATCTTCCTGCTCACGGTCGGGTTGCTCTCGTGGAGCCATCGGAGGAGTCGTTCATGA
- a CDS encoding protoheme IX farnesyltransferase (KEGG: hla:Hlac_2852 protoheme IX farnesyltransferase~TIGRFAM: Protohaem IX farnesyltransferase~PFAM: UbiA prenyltransferase) encodes MTTAPQLERKLPIPNVPVTNLLAASALGVYLLVVLGATTSLLDGAVACPTWPACNGQWIVSLSDPALAAAWGHRFVTLVVGLLLLGTMVVAWIRPVESRVRLALGVAGVLYPGQIVLGALTAVTRTSSLLPAAHLVVGMGIFSGLLVALLWQLESESAPSVAVTETEPAAPAGDLVTTEQASSPAHERSNGGADLGQMSRVRAYVALTKPKLMWLLCLVALASMGLAAGTSLDPGTAVATLTGGVLSIGASGTFNNVLERDVDRHMDRTADRPVVQGQISPRRATAFGLLLAAASVGVFVVFVNALAAALGLLAILFYSVVYTLVLKPHTTQNIVIGGVVGAFPALIGWAAVENTVGMPAIILGTVIFLWTPAHFYNLALAYREDYAAAGFPMLPVVRGEATTRRHILLYLGATLLGAVALGATTRLDWLYAVTIVLVGGVFLWATVRLFRERTEQAAFRTFHASNAYLGGLLIAILVDTLLV; translated from the coding sequence ATGACCACAGCACCACAGTTGGAACGGAAACTACCGATACCGAATGTGCCGGTCACGAACCTGCTGGCAGCCTCAGCGCTCGGCGTCTATCTTCTCGTCGTTCTCGGAGCGACCACATCCCTCCTCGATGGGGCGGTGGCCTGTCCGACGTGGCCCGCCTGCAACGGCCAGTGGATCGTCTCGCTCTCGGACCCGGCGCTCGCTGCTGCATGGGGACACCGCTTCGTGACGCTCGTGGTCGGGCTGCTCTTGCTTGGCACCATGGTAGTTGCGTGGATTCGCCCCGTCGAAAGCCGGGTCCGCCTCGCGCTTGGCGTCGCAGGGGTACTGTATCCGGGACAAATCGTCCTCGGTGCACTCACCGCGGTCACCCGGACGTCGTCGCTATTGCCGGCTGCTCACCTCGTCGTGGGGATGGGAATCTTCTCTGGGCTACTCGTCGCGCTCCTCTGGCAACTCGAGAGTGAGTCCGCTCCGTCCGTCGCTGTCACCGAAACCGAACCGGCCGCACCGGCCGGTGACCTGGTTACGACGGAGCAAGCGAGCAGCCCAGCCCACGAACGATCGAACGGCGGAGCGGACCTCGGGCAGATGTCACGAGTACGCGCGTATGTGGCGCTGACGAAGCCGAAACTCATGTGGTTGCTCTGTCTGGTCGCGCTGGCCTCGATGGGGTTGGCCGCGGGAACGAGCCTCGACCCGGGGACTGCTGTCGCGACGCTGACTGGTGGCGTACTCTCAATCGGAGCCTCAGGGACGTTCAACAACGTCCTCGAACGGGACGTCGACCGGCACATGGACCGGACTGCCGACCGACCGGTCGTGCAGGGGCAGATTTCACCTCGTCGGGCCACCGCGTTCGGTCTCCTGCTCGCGGCTGCATCTGTCGGTGTGTTCGTCGTGTTCGTCAACGCCCTCGCAGCCGCGCTAGGGCTGCTCGCAATCCTGTTCTACAGCGTGGTGTACACCCTCGTGCTGAAACCGCATACCACACAGAACATCGTCATCGGCGGGGTAGTTGGTGCGTTCCCTGCGCTGATCGGCTGGGCCGCCGTCGAAAATACGGTCGGTATGCCTGCGATCATCCTTGGTACCGTGATTTTCCTGTGGACGCCGGCCCACTTCTATAACCTCGCGCTTGCGTATCGTGAGGATTACGCGGCAGCTGGGTTTCCGATGTTGCCCGTCGTCCGCGGGGAGGCAACGACTCGACGGCACATCCTTCTGTACCTCGGGGCGACGCTACTCGGGGCGGTCGCACTCGGCGCCACAACCCGACTCGACTGGCTGTATGCCGTCACTATCGTCCTGGTCGGCGGGGTGTTTCTGTGGGCAACCGTTCGACTGTTCCGCGAACGCACCGAACAGGCCGCATTCCGGACGTTCCACGCCTCGAACGCCTATCTCGGTGGCCTGCTGATCGCGATTCTCGTGGACACCCTCCTCGTATGA
- a CDS encoding cytochrome c oxidase subunit III (PFAM: Cytochrome c oxidase, subunit III~KEGG: hla:Hlac_2853 cytochrome c oxidase subunit III): MSDSRQPAGEPVRQGEGADGFPHGSKYPLFVGGGLFFIGLGLAWSWLFLIIGIPVELYGLWGWTREYTIEEFERGVVPEQKRQLLGVETGLLGMYMLIVSEILIFAGFFVAWFYLDATRGPFPPDGYPGLTVWLGATMTGLLLLGSLTARYGRIAVVEEGDRSKLVLGYAMTVGIGVLFLAVLAFEWSNLLAEGLRWTTGPYGATYYALAGLHAGHLIAGLVLFGIVIYRARVRDHFSANRNLMVRTAEAYWHFLTAISIAIFIFIYFGTT; this comes from the coding sequence ATGTCTGACTCTCGACAGCCAGCTGGTGAGCCAGTTCGACAGGGTGAGGGGGCTGACGGCTTCCCCCACGGCAGTAAATATCCCCTGTTCGTCGGTGGAGGACTGTTCTTCATCGGCCTCGGCCTGGCGTGGTCCTGGCTGTTCCTCATCATCGGGATTCCGGTCGAGCTATACGGGCTGTGGGGCTGGACCCGCGAGTACACTATCGAAGAGTTCGAACGCGGTGTCGTCCCCGAGCAGAAGCGCCAGCTGCTCGGCGTCGAGACCGGACTACTCGGGATGTATATGCTCATCGTCAGCGAGATCCTCATCTTCGCGGGCTTTTTCGTGGCGTGGTTCTACCTTGACGCCACTCGCGGTCCGTTCCCCCCGGACGGCTATCCCGGGTTGACGGTTTGGCTGGGGGCCACAATGACAGGGTTGCTGCTCCTCGGGAGCCTGACCGCGCGGTACGGTCGGATCGCAGTCGTCGAGGAGGGCGACCGGAGCAAACTCGTGCTGGGATATGCCATGACTGTCGGAATCGGCGTGCTGTTCCTCGCGGTGCTTGCGTTCGAATGGTCGAACCTGCTGGCCGAGGGACTCAGGTGGACAACGGGTCCCTACGGGGCAACCTATTACGCACTGGCAGGACTGCACGCTGGTCACCTCATCGCAGGGCTGGTACTGTTCGGGATCGTCATCTACCGCGCCCGAGTCCGAGACCACTTCAGCGCCAACCGGAATCTGATGGTTCGAACGGCCGAGGCGTACTGGCACTTCCTGACCGCCATCTCGATCGCGATATTCATCTTCATCTACTTCGGCACCACCTAA